The Gigantopelta aegis isolate Gae_Host unplaced genomic scaffold, Gae_host_genome ctg4430_pilon_pilon:::debris, whole genome shotgun sequence region GTAAGCATGCCTtcggctgtcaccagcccgacgataaatatcttccatctcttgattccacacgtccactaaagaaaaaaaagaggtagaaaacattagccaacaataacaatgaaactttcaagcaaaacacacaattagtaaacgaactatcaagaacaCTGAAGAACGATTACTtaagatatttcatttcatgcaacctcatttgacatcagtcgtcgtgctaataatggaggtgtacgtcttttagctgtgtcttcagctgttacaaatccactgatatatatatttttgaatgaTAACCGTTTTCTTCaccaaatatactcttcaaaagaagaaacgcaaaaccacattgtcgtaacatttggagaattcatttaattattgaatggtgagtccgataattaccaaatgttgcaggattgttcacaattcactctagtccattgtgagtaagtgataggacacaccaccaaggtcaaggtcatctggagtcaataccgggtgtggcctccgcgtgtgttgacaactgcctggcaccgcctgcccattgaagcaaccagagtacggatgacgtcccgggggatggtggcccactcggcctgcaaggctgctgccagctcgggcagggtctggggctgtggttgtcgctgtcggaggcgtcggaccaactcgtcccatagatgctcaattgggttcaaatccggtgatatcgatggccaaggaaggacattaatgttgttgttctgtaggaaagccgttgtgagacgtgctgtgtgaggcctggcattgtcatgttggaacactgcgttggcgttggccataactggaacgatgtgtggccggaggatctggtcaatatagccctgtgcattcaggttgccctgcacgtggaccaggtcagttctgccagtgtgtgagatggctgcccacaccatgacactacccccgccgaatctgtccacttcctgcacgcagtttgccgcataacgttcaccacgacgcctatacacgcgacatcttccatcatgacgtcggagcagaaatcgggactcgtcactgaaccacacctgtctccatcgcagttgaggccattgtcgatgaatctggcaccactgcagtcggagtcgacggtgttgtggtgttaagatgacaccctcgaactggacgtctggcacgaattcctacctcacgtaggcggttccgtacggtctggtcggatatcctgcgcaaacctggtattgctgtggctgtggaggtggcagtagtcaatcgttcccgaaggtggcgtacccggatgtagcggtccttcccgggggtagtgacccgtggtcgaccggatctagggaggtcacgtgttgatccatgttgctggtaacggtcccacagtctggagatggtgcttggggacacatggaatgccctggcacaacggccgttctggattcgcctgcgtctagtcggctgatggcattgtttctctgcggttcactgagacgtggcatgtcctggattgtcaactgtcggccagatacagaggccaggcaagcgaacaccctgcacttttatactgtcggtgttcatgttgcacgtgcagacaacgcacgtgcagtggtgacatggtttgcacgtggttgcgtttttgcgaatattcacattttggaactttattgtacagtagctgcgttttatcgaatgtaaccgtgggaatgtgtttgggacatgcaatgaccttatattcacaaagcatgaaccggtaggaaacataaaatcggagttataacccatttgtacccttttgcgtttctttttttgaagagtatatattaaaaggccaactatcaaaaatcaagaaggaaggtcactgaccattaaaatgcttcatttctGACAGCTGCAcattcagctgtcaccagcccgatgataaatatcttccatcccTTGAATTCCACatgtcaactaaaaaaaaaagtacaaaccATTactcaacaataacaatgaaactttcaagtaaaacacacaattataaaacgaactatcaagaatattgAAAAACGATTAAAAAAGTTATGGCAAACAGCTGTATCTTCAGCTATTATGATCCCTCTGacaaatatcttccatctcttgtaCTTGTGGcatcaatttaaaataacaaccaTTTATCTTTGTCTAAACAATACAAAGTGAATTCTTGAGGAAAAGATCTTTAAAATTTACCCACTTTATTCAGTAATTGTCCATCAACATTTGTTGTCCCTTCAGCTGTATCTTCAGTTGTTACCAGATCGCTgttaaatatcttccatctcttgtgCTTGTGGCATCAACTGAAAATAACAACCATATATCTTTTCTCAAAGAAATCAAATTGAATTCTTGAGGAAAAGACTTAAAATTACATGAACTTTTCACATGCAATCAGTCATCctgataataaaaaacaattatgtCGGCTGTGTCTTCTACTGTTACCAGCCTGCTGATAAATATCGTCCATCTCTTGTAATTGTAGGATCAACTGAAGCAGAACAAATATTTATCTTTCTCCCAACAATTCCAAATGAATTCCTGAGGAAAATATTTCTAAACATTTACCCACTTTATTCAGTAATTGTCCATCCACATTTCATGTAACTTCAAATGTCATCAGTAATCCTGCTATTTAAACAAAGTTATGCCTACCAGCTGTATCTTTAGCTGTTACTACCCCTCTGacaagtatcttccatctcttgtaATTGTTGGGTCAACTGATGaagaacaaatatttattgttcCCCCAACAATTGCAAATGAATTCTGGAggaaaatatttctaaaaatcAACAAACTTTATTCAGTAATTGTCCATCTACATTTCatgtatcttccatctcttgtaATTGTAAGATCTTacaaggaagaaaggaaggaaatgttttatttaacaacgcacgcaacacattttatttacggttatatggcatcagacatatggttaaggaccacacagatattgagagagggaacccgctgtcgccacttcatgggctactcttttcgattagcagcaaggaatctttttatatgcaccatcccacagacaggatagtacatgccacgacctgtattacaccagttgtgaagcacaggctggaacgagaaattgccaaatgggtccaccgacgggaatcgatcctatactgaccgcgcatcaagtcaACACTTCTGGCAAAATGCTGTGTAATCGTCGTACTTCAGActttacaaattgcacaaataaatgtgtttcaTCAGTGCATTTAAGAAAGCATCTTCCATATCAGCAGAGATCATCATAAAAGAAAGGAGATTTAAGAAGAGGTCATTCACATCTCAGAGTGTAAATAatgatcaatctaattaaaattagcttcactattgcatgtggatctaacagcagccagttgtagctcatgtccaccaatcaaaaccttacttgcagaatcatgccagtgatttaaaaataatttgaaaacattccgaattatcctgagggtataccacatgtttcgtgtgaattacgaaagccttaaaacatgttttattttataaaataaataatttgtaatgtaaaactgaagactgatttagttttttatttattttataaataaataaataaattttaatgtaaaattgaagactgatagcccatcccgtacgtattggtatggttcgctgtactgcggccactaacagactcgcccgatattttcagaatttgtatgctcccaaataacgttataaaaggcgaagtgtgattggtcaatatttaaattattatttacagaggaaatgttacctggacattggagactatgcagtgttgttagcaatctgattaaaattagttctattGGTCTAAATAagacattcgtaattcacatgaaacatatcgtataccctcaggataattcggaatattttcaaattatttttaaatcactggcatgattctgcaagtaaggttttgattggtggacatgagctccatctggctgctgttagatccacatgtaatagtggagctaattttaattagattgaaataaTGATAATCATACATTCTAAGTATTAGGTGAACCGTCCCTTGATGCAGACATGTATACTGATGATATAACAGAAACAATATCACTCTTCAGAATCAGTGTTCAAAATGGCCTTTTtttacatcccccccccccccccccccaaccccacactACCACCCCCGAAACCTGTGAATGCCGATATATAATTGGTTATGATTtgattacatgtacaattataTTGAAAGGCAGCCAGAATAGTAGTGTTATCCTATAACTGCTCGTGTTACATCACTGACACTATGTGATACCACTGGCAGCAGTAATGAAACAAGTTATGTTATCACACTCCATGTGAGAAACATCTCAGTTTGTGGAGTTTTATGTACACAATACAACTGCatcatattgtcattaaattgTGTCTGAACACATCTGAAAACACCCAGATGTAGGTCAAGGGTCTGTCAAGGTCACTTTGACCTATTCGAGATACACGGCATGTATCCATATATTAGAATTGTTGTTTTAGGTATCCAGTGGAGGATTAATAACAAACTAATACTAAACTGCATTATAATgtcgatttattaaacaatatataaaaactaaacaattcaTTCCAATGAATCTGGAAACGTGGTGTCCTTGGAGATGACTCCTAATTGAAAACACTCGTCCACAGTCAGTGCACTGGTGCCCGCCTAGTCTGCCGTGATGGACAACCACATGTCTGCGGTCAGCAGACCTTCCACAGTATTGTTGgccgcagtcttcacaaactgttctgaaaaacaaaattaggaaCATACGATTAGGTGTCCTAAACCCGGGAGAGCAGACTAAGATatgcctaaactataagaaaattattggatggaaaattataaaatgatttTCCAAAACGTATTTCCTTAATTTATCTTTCAGGGTCAGGGTATACAAACTTTCATCATGACACTTTTtaagtataaaaatataactcgtttccttaaaataacacaaaaaactttgatcatgtttgttttggccGTCAAAACAACGAGGTTTTTCTTTAATAGCTTTTTTGTGGTTGAACAAAATCGAGAATTACGTAAACATATGGATAGAGAAAtcattctagagccgtatcgcaatattattttaatcagaaaggcatCCATCATAtagctgtaagacaaaatgtactcaccgtcGTGTAGCGAAGCGAGCTTTATCCGCCATATTGGTTgtggtatacgaagttcaagaatgtgtcatacggtttaggttggaccccttgAATATAGGCATTATACACAATACCGAATTAACGTacgttaaagttacagtctctggttaccatattataataccatgtacaaatatgaaatataagctcaaatgcacttttaaaaaactcgtgtgtgttagctatgaacggagatcgtcaaaagtatacgcatGATTCGTCGCccgtgccgccatagctcggaaaagcacaaacgacagcatGTTGTcggtttcagttaacacgtgcgtttgccgatttcaaattgtagggttcgtctcaaaaaattaagagaaatattgcgctgtacgaagaacgttcggttgaggatacggtactggAGTCTTTCgtggaaaaatatccgcccggtcccccccttCCCCAAACCGTATTAcccaaaccccaaccccaaccccagaccccaaccccaaccccaaccccaaagtAGAACCAACCCcaaaccctaactaaaaataatggaggggaccgggcggatattataccgtgggatatgacacaggagcctttttaatgttattaaaaagCGAAAAGGTAAAAATTTTCCGGGACTGGGGATTGACCCCATGCCCTCCTTTatcaaagtaaatattaattgaagtagttatttatttaaaacttatttgtaatttataaactgtGCTTTATATatgttagtaaaatagtaaagtgaattagaaatGTAGAAATATAACTCACCAATTATCCCAGAATAGTTTGAAGGCAGATCAAGAGTGCGTAGCCTGTGCAGATCGTGACATGTGAAAGAATGTTAGgcgagtgacaatgaatagCCACCAAATGGGTCAAACACAGCTGGCCAATCTATTGGTTGATTATCACTGTCCCTGGTCAGAGGTCATATGTTTAGACAGATAAATGCATGTTCCTACAGCTCCTAGTCAAAGTTTTGGTGCATGTGTTTTGTGCATACTAAAATCATTAAAGCAATAAAATCCACATGGTTACATAACTACACGTACTCCCCCACTCAAGTGAAGCTGCGTTCCGGAGCTGTTGGCCACGAACAGTTGAACTGTTGCTGGTCCTAACTGGGTTATAGTAGTATTCCTGTCCTgtacacacccagtccctacgtcggctccaatgTTACTGAAGTATTGTATGAGGGAAACACGAACAACTCGGGAGAGGTTTAGGGTTTATTCGGATCATTCATCGGGTGGGATATTAAGATCCTTGGCTACAAGCATAACTATCAAAAACAAATCAGATAAACAAAGaccctgaaataacaaaaaagggAATACTTAAAATGTCCCACACAcgaaatatatatgtttttaccTATAACAGTGGCGTTggcaggatatatatatatataatatatagtggGAACAAAGCAATACAggatattttactgttataaaaagcgaaaatataattttatatcttATTACCCCCTGCCCTCCTTTGAGTAAATATATCTTAGTTAtcttaaaatgtaattacacGCTTTcacatgtttcaaatacaaagtGCATTACGCAAGCCAGTGTAAACATACTGAACTTTTGAGCATAAATACAGCATATCTAAACAACCGTGCGGGCGCCTTGTGATTGCCTTGCGGTCGCCGTGAGGGCGCCTCGCGGTTTGTTAACTAGCGCCTTGCGGTCTCCTCACGCATTTTGATTTCATGACTTTTACGATTGCCGTGCGGACCCCGTAACATTTGTGAACACTGCTTCCGCAGCCCGCAAAGCCGTACGATTTGTAAAAATCCCATCTACAAACCGCAGACCGCAGAACCGTGCGGCGACAGCATCATATGTGACCGAGGCATAACTCAGTGACTTAACGGGTAAAATCTGGTGCGTTTAAGGCCATCTTAATAATCTaatctaaaaaacaacaacacattcatGGGTTATatactatgcaaaataattattatttaaaaatggctaattttacgATTTAGATGCCAACACCTCGGACCCTaatcattgcccccccccccccccccccccacacccactcCCCTCCCTCAACAAAAACTTAACCGATTAAATTTGAGTTTTAAggtcatctaaaaaaaaaattaatacaaaattctTGATATATAATACTGTACAATATTATCGTTTTAAAATGGCAAAATTTGAGATTCTGATGTCAACAAAACACGTTTAAAACAATccaacttgttttaattttcctgGATGAGCATACCCACCACCGATTACAAATCATTGATTACACACATagcataatattttatacattgaAAGTTCTGGTTTTGATAAACACTATAAAACCACTaaaaacatactttatataactACAAAACTAAATATACCATAGCCTGTCTACAAAACGTTTACTTACCGACTGTGGATCGGGTCTTCACACAAGCATAATGCTGGTTGCACTCTTATATAATGGTGGcatctaataataaaattaaaagtccATTAAGTACACATAAATCCATACgtgtacaaatattaatttaacaaataCGGTAAATTAGATATTATATACTTATGACAGAAAATACATACTTTAACCTATTCTACTAgttattctataaaaaaaaaataacgtaaccaattaataaaaatctAATAAAGATGAGTCACAATGTTATGTTTAACATAATTACAATACTATTACTATATTAGTAATCAATAAATCTCCTAATCTTatttgttgattaaaataagtaattaaaacagGTAGTTAAGGTTTAAACAATGTACATTATGTATTGACCTTTAATATTCTTCGTGGAAGTTAGTTGTGCAGTTGCTGTGAATAAAAGCTTGTCTTCTCATAAAAGTGATCTTTTCTCTTTGCAAGTCACAAAGCTTCTGACCAAGAGAACGCAGAAACAATGAAACTGGGCTTGCCAGATCTGAGTTATCAGTGAACACAACCCAAGCCCAGAAAACCAGAGAAagcaagaaaacaaagaaagcctGCACAAGTATAACCTGACAGAATAAAACAATGtgaacagtattttaaaatagtatgtgtgtactgaatgtagtttaaaataccCGGTtacaaaatcatacatacatagtgtgggttactccccccccccccccccccccccccccaatataaaattatgGCTACGCCAGTGTTAAAACCCTGAGTGCAATACAGTGTTCAAGTACATTGCCTCTGCTTAAAATTatcatttgcatatatataattGATGACACAGTCACTGTTGGccaacaaggatcgatccccgtcggcgggcccttgtgctatttctcgttccagccagtgctccacaactggtgtaacaaaggccgtgatatgtactatcctgtctgtgggatggtgcatataaaagatcccttgctgctaatcgaaaagagtagcccacgaagtggtgacagcgggtttcctctatcaatatatgtgtggtccttaaccatatataaaaaaataaataataataaacaaataaataaaaaagtgtaGGTGGACTGAACTGACTATAAGAGGATCG contains the following coding sequences:
- the LOC121392757 gene encoding zinc finger and SCAN domain-containing protein 26-like isoform X1; amino-acid sequence: MLVTLVRACELCVAFGRNNIAFGRCHHYIRVQPALCLCEDPIHSRCHHYIRVQPALCLCEDPIHSRTVCEDCGQQYCGRSADRRHVVVHHGRLGGHQCTDCGRVFSIRSHLQGHHVSRFIGMNCLVFIYCLINRHYNAV
- the LOC121392757 gene encoding uncharacterized protein LOC121392757 isoform X2, with the translated sequence MLVTLVRACELCVAFGRNNIAFGRCHHYIRVQPALCLCEDPIHSRCHHYIRVQPALCLCEDPIHSRLRTLDLPSNYSGIIEQFVKTAANNTVEGLLTADMWLSITAD